A single Alphaproteobacteria bacterium DNA region contains:
- a CDS encoding potassium/proton antiporter: MELANQFILLGGALLVISILAGVASSRIGAPLLLVFLGLGMLAGENGPLGIPFDDFKSAYLIASVSLAIILFDGGLRTPLAALRISWLPASLLATLGVLVTAGVTGVCARYVFGLGWLNAFLMGATVASTDAAAVFLLLHQHGMDLKRRVATTLEIESGANDPLAVLLTVLLVGIIAAGGSRSSWEVEGEFLRQVGLGTALGVAGGGALVWALNRLELAPGLYPVFVAAGALVVFGGTQALGGSGFLAIYLAGIIAGNQRLRANKLVRRFHDGIAWVAQIVMFVMLGLLVTPRELVPDLVPATIVALALIFVARPVAVFLCLAFSRFNWEERLFIAWVGLRGAVPLFLAIIPILGGVPDAHRYFNVAFIVVLASLLLQGWTVPWIARRLEVEVPPMPEPLGRMEIDLPSQMDREVVGYTVRSDSPIAKRPLDRIALPKRTRLLAVIRDRSVIPLRELGELQPGDSALLICPPEHALAVDRLFLPRRRQRSTRAEVQLADFVFRADAPVGSIAHEYDFPATREELAMSLGRFVESRLDEQPSVGDTVAAGAVELVVTDMDGEEIVTVGVRLEHAHLHILPEALVRRLTGTRRRLGRSIARSLRR, translated from the coding sequence ATGGAGCTTGCGAACCAGTTCATCCTGCTCGGCGGCGCGCTGCTGGTGATAAGCATCCTTGCCGGCGTTGCGTCGTCGCGAATCGGCGCACCCTTGCTGCTCGTCTTCCTCGGCCTTGGCATGCTCGCCGGCGAGAACGGGCCTCTCGGCATCCCCTTTGACGACTTCAAGAGCGCCTACCTCATCGCGAGCGTGTCGCTCGCCATCATCCTCTTCGATGGCGGGCTCCGGACGCCCTTGGCGGCCTTGCGCATTTCCTGGCTGCCGGCGTCGCTCCTCGCCACCTTGGGGGTGCTCGTCACGGCAGGGGTTACGGGCGTGTGCGCGCGCTACGTCTTCGGCCTCGGCTGGCTCAACGCGTTTCTGATGGGGGCAACGGTGGCCTCCACGGATGCGGCGGCCGTATTCCTCCTTCTCCACCAGCACGGCATGGACCTGAAGCGTCGCGTCGCCACGACCCTCGAAATCGAATCGGGCGCCAACGATCCGCTGGCCGTGCTGCTCACGGTTCTTCTCGTCGGCATCATCGCGGCGGGCGGCAGCCGGTCCAGTTGGGAAGTGGAAGGCGAATTCCTGCGCCAAGTCGGTCTTGGCACGGCACTCGGCGTCGCGGGTGGGGGTGCTCTGGTGTGGGCGCTCAATCGCCTTGAGCTGGCACCCGGCCTCTACCCTGTCTTCGTTGCGGCCGGCGCCCTCGTCGTCTTCGGCGGCACGCAGGCGCTCGGCGGCAGCGGGTTTCTCGCGATCTATCTCGCGGGGATCATCGCCGGCAATCAGCGCCTGCGCGCGAACAAGCTCGTGCGGCGCTTTCACGACGGGATTGCCTGGGTCGCACAAATCGTCATGTTCGTGATGCTCGGTCTGTTGGTGACACCGCGCGAACTCGTGCCGGATCTGGTTCCCGCGACGATCGTGGCGCTCGCACTCATCTTCGTGGCCCGGCCAGTCGCCGTCTTCCTCTGCCTCGCCTTCTCGCGTTTCAATTGGGAGGAGCGGTTGTTCATCGCCTGGGTGGGCTTGCGCGGTGCCGTCCCGCTCTTCCTCGCGATCATCCCGATCCTCGGCGGCGTTCCCGACGCCCACCGCTACTTCAACGTCGCCTTCATCGTGGTCCTCGCATCCCTTCTCCTCCAGGGCTGGACGGTTCCCTGGATCGCGCGCCGGTTGGAAGTCGAGGTGCCGCCCATGCCGGAGCCGCTCGGCCGCATGGAGATCGACCTGCCGTCCCAGATGGATCGCGAAGTCGTCGGCTATACGGTGCGGAGCGACAGCCCCATCGCAAAGAGGCCACTCGACCGGATTGCACTGCCCAAACGCACGCGGCTCCTCGCTGTCATCCGCGATCGGAGTGTCATTCCCTTGCGCGAACTCGGCGAATTGCAGCCCGGCGATTCCGCCCTCCTGATCTGCCCTCCCGAGCATGCCCTTGCCGTCGACCGCCTTTTCTTGCCCCGGCGAAGGCAACGCAGCACCCGCGCCGAGGTCCAGCTCGCCGACTTCGTCTTTCGCGCGGACGCCCCTGTGGGCTCGATCGCGCACGAATACGACTTCCCCGCCACACGCGAGGAACTAGCCATGAGTCTCGGTCGGTTCGTCGAAAGCCGTCTCGACGAACAACCCTCGGTCGGCGATACGGTCGCGGCCGGTGCGGTGGAGCTCGTCGTGACCGACATGGACGGCGAGGAAATCGTCACGGTCGGCGTGCGTCTGGAGCACGCCCATCTCCATATCCTGCCCGAGGCGTTGGTACGCCGTCTCACCGGAACGCGACGGCGGCTCGGGCGTTCCATCGCTCGCTCCCTGAGGCGCTGA
- a CDS encoding HD domain-containing protein has product MPDDVRTQPLVQYRRMEDGTKEEYKRVFEHMKPFEAKLPDRIMTAMALLRDSYSGEMVNRLVHSLQTATRAQRDGRDEEYVVAALIHDIGDLLATENHAEYAAAMLKPYVRPYTHWTVRQHGLFQGYYYFHHFGLDRNARDKHRGHPAYEMCVEFCAKYDQTSFDPDYDTMPLEAFEPMVRRIFAREPWGPHTKEQGGYDSRY; this is encoded by the coding sequence ATGCCGGACGACGTGAGGACCCAACCCCTTGTGCAGTACCGGCGCATGGAGGACGGCACGAAAGAGGAATACAAGCGCGTCTTCGAGCACATGAAGCCGTTCGAAGCGAAGCTTCCGGACCGCATCATGACCGCCATGGCGCTTCTGCGCGACAGTTACAGCGGCGAAATGGTCAATCGACTCGTCCACTCGCTCCAGACCGCCACACGCGCGCAGCGCGACGGCCGGGACGAGGAATATGTCGTGGCCGCCCTCATCCACGACATCGGCGATTTGCTCGCGACCGAGAACCACGCGGAATACGCCGCCGCGATGCTCAAGCCCTATGTCCGGCCCTATACCCACTGGACAGTCCGCCAGCACGGGCTTTTCCAGGGCTATTATTATTTCCATCACTTCGGGCTGGACCGGAACGCGCGCGACAAGCATCGTGGCCACCCCGCCTACGAGATGTGCGTCGAGTTCTGCGCCAAGTACGATCAGACGTCCTTCGATCCGGACTATGACACGATGCCGCTCGAGGCGTTCGAGCCGATGGTGCGCCGTATCTTTGCGCGCGAACCGTGGGGACCCCACACGAAGGAGCAGGGCGGATACGATAGCCGGTACTGA
- a CDS encoding phytanoyl-CoA dioxygenase family protein — MPRMLSQSQVAAFERDGFLSPIRAISEARARYYRERLEAFEANYPKARIKLDQKAHMICPWVDEMIREPGILDATEDLIGPDILCWGTSLRAKAADGKVFAGWHQDTAYADVRPIVVIVALALSPCRAVNGCIRAIPGSHRGPLLPHKEAFGTDSLLSREQYIDAPVESAAAVDFELDPGEIALFNNAIIHSSKPNRGADRRILFLLEMIPTRAYQHYPRESAVLVRGRDDYGHFDADPRPEVELGTAELAAWERAVEIQASVLFRGAARPPRALKGMTSGKPPTGG, encoded by the coding sequence ATGCCGAGGATGCTGTCGCAAAGCCAAGTCGCTGCGTTCGAGCGTGACGGCTTTCTGTCGCCGATCCGTGCGATCTCGGAGGCGCGCGCCCGCTATTATCGCGAGCGACTCGAGGCGTTTGAAGCGAACTATCCCAAGGCGCGCATAAAGCTCGACCAGAAGGCCCACATGATCTGCCCTTGGGTCGACGAGATGATCCGCGAACCGGGAATCCTGGACGCGACGGAGGACCTGATCGGACCTGACATCCTGTGTTGGGGTACCTCGCTTCGCGCGAAGGCGGCGGACGGCAAGGTCTTTGCCGGCTGGCATCAGGACACGGCCTATGCCGACGTGCGGCCCATCGTCGTGATCGTCGCCTTGGCACTTTCCCCATGCCGTGCCGTAAACGGCTGCATTCGCGCGATTCCGGGCTCGCACCGCGGGCCTCTCTTGCCCCACAAGGAAGCGTTCGGAACCGACAGCCTCCTCTCGCGCGAGCAATATATCGACGCCCCCGTCGAAAGTGCCGCCGCGGTCGACTTCGAGCTCGATCCCGGCGAGATCGCCTTGTTCAACAACGCCATCATCCATTCGTCCAAGCCGAACCGCGGTGCCGACCGCCGTATTCTGTTCCTCCTCGAGATGATTCCGACGCGCGCCTATCAGCATTATCCGCGCGAGTCGGCGGTCCTTGTCCGCGGCCGCGACGATTATGGCCACTTCGACGCCGATCCAAGGCCCGAGGTTGAGCTGGGTACGGCCGAGCTTGCGGCGTGGGAGCGCGCTGTCGAAATCCAGGCGAGCGTGCTATTTCGGGGTGCGGCCCGCCCGCCACGCGCGCTCAAGGGTATGACGAGCGGCAAGCCCCCGACGGGCGGCTGA
- a CDS encoding MarC family protein — MEKEILDNLINPFLLVYAALFPIVNPLGSAPVFLSFTRHCSAPIRHALAWRIGFNGFLLLLGSLFIGSHILSFFGITLPVVRIAGGFVVTAMGWKILNEGDQPKEGQGFSSITDEGYVEAAFYPLTMPLTVGPGSIAAAVTLGSQRPRIFQSFAHLALIGSAAIVGLVAIAATIVICYRFAENIERMLGRTGTNVFVRLSAFVLLCIGVQIMWNGYSGLIVPPID, encoded by the coding sequence TTGGAAAAGGAAATCCTCGACAACCTGATCAATCCGTTCCTCCTGGTCTATGCAGCGCTTTTCCCCATCGTCAATCCGCTCGGCTCCGCACCCGTATTCCTGAGCTTTACACGCCACTGCTCGGCCCCGATCCGCCACGCACTTGCCTGGCGCATTGGTTTCAACGGATTCTTGCTGCTGCTCGGCTCCCTTTTTATCGGGTCCCACATTCTCAGTTTCTTCGGCATCACCCTGCCGGTCGTACGCATCGCGGGTGGTTTCGTCGTCACGGCAATGGGCTGGAAGATCCTCAATGAGGGCGATCAACCCAAGGAGGGTCAAGGTTTCAGCAGCATTACGGACGAAGGCTACGTCGAGGCGGCGTTCTATCCCCTCACCATGCCATTGACCGTCGGTCCGGGCTCGATCGCCGCCGCCGTGACGCTCGGCAGCCAGAGACCGCGCATCTTTCAGAGTTTCGCGCACCTTGCGCTGATCGGCAGTGCTGCCATCGTAGGACTCGTCGCGATCGCCGCGACGATCGTCATATGTTACCGGTTCGCCGAAAACATCGAACGGATGCTCGGCAGGACGGGAACCAACGTCTTCGTGCGCCTCTCCGCCTTCGTCCTTCTCTGCATCGGCGTGCAGATCATGTGGAACGGCTATAGCGGGCTGATCGTGCCGCCGATCGATTGA
- a CDS encoding IclR family transcriptional regulator, whose product MTTAERTRLSRRQPAPRAATRIPRLLCLLAGEPEGTTLSRLSATSGTPKSSLLALLRALTESGFVLHRDGRYAIGPEAVKLASSIVALRSFPDIAIPVVDALADATGESALLAELAPDGAAAVYIYKAESKSALRFIAEVGSREPLYASAVGRVLLAFQPKVFRDRYVAHTKLIPLTSRTTKSKAELRRIVDAVCRERRAVSFEETIEGVAGIAAPVFDRTGNLLAGLVIGAPVARAQPRVEALANEVANAADEISRLMGYSKNRPSSAS is encoded by the coding sequence ATGACGACTGCGGAACGCACGCGACTTTCGCGACGACAGCCCGCGCCTCGTGCGGCGACCCGAATCCCGAGACTCCTCTGCCTTCTGGCCGGAGAGCCCGAGGGGACGACGCTTTCCCGCCTCAGTGCAACGAGCGGCACGCCCAAGAGCAGCCTCCTTGCCTTGCTGCGCGCGCTGACCGAGAGCGGCTTCGTGCTTCATCGCGACGGGCGATATGCGATTGGCCCGGAGGCGGTCAAATTGGCGTCCTCGATCGTCGCACTCAGATCCTTTCCCGACATCGCCATTCCCGTTGTCGATGCGCTCGCCGACGCGACGGGTGAAAGTGCATTGCTGGCGGAGCTTGCCCCCGACGGCGCCGCTGCAGTCTATATCTATAAGGCCGAGAGCAAGAGCGCCTTGCGCTTCATCGCCGAGGTCGGCTCGCGAGAGCCGCTTTATGCGTCGGCCGTCGGCCGAGTCCTGCTCGCGTTTCAGCCGAAGGTGTTTCGGGACCGCTACGTCGCGCATACCAAGCTCATCCCCCTCACGTCCAGAACGACGAAGTCCAAGGCGGAACTTCGCCGGATCGTGGACGCCGTGTGCCGCGAGCGTCGGGCTGTCTCGTTCGAGGAAACGATCGAGGGGGTTGCCGGTATCGCTGCACCTGTTTTCGACAGGACGGGCAATCTTCTTGCGGGCCTCGTGATCGGAGCGCCCGTCGCACGTGCGCAGCCGCGCGTCGAAGCCTTGGCGAATGAGGTTGCCAACGCGGCCGACGAGATTTCCCGCCTGATGGGATATTCGAAAAATCGCCCATCTAGCGCCTCGTGA
- a CDS encoding FAD-dependent oxidoreductase — MEAIAVQCCIAGGGPAGMMLAYLLARAGVEVLVLEKHADFLRDFRGDTIHPSTLEIMAELGILDEFLKLPHQKAFSLGAQVGGAEFTFAEFSHLPTRCKFVAFIPQWDFLDFIAEQGKRYPSFSLRMCWNVTGLIEESGGVVGVRATTPEGEVTIRADLVVGADGRHSTVRKEAGLETLDLGAPMDVLWFGIPHRPGDPDETMGRFDAGRIFIMINRGDSWQCGFVIPKGTIEGIHAKGLPAFRNEVAALAPFVDDRVEALDDWAKIQLLTVRVDRLRRWYRAGLLCIGDAAHAMSPIGGVGINLAIQDAVAAANVLAAPLRRGRPVGDLLRRIQERRMLPTRITQRVQLAIQDRVVSRIFERKVAIAPPLFLRLAARFPVLQRIPGRFVGMGFRPEHVQSPEAERISG, encoded by the coding sequence ATGGAAGCGATCGCGGTGCAGTGCTGCATTGCTGGCGGCGGTCCCGCCGGAATGATGCTTGCTTATCTTTTGGCCCGCGCCGGCGTCGAAGTACTCGTTCTCGAGAAGCATGCCGATTTTCTCCGCGACTTCCGCGGCGATACGATCCACCCTTCGACCCTCGAGATCATGGCCGAGTTGGGGATTTTGGATGAATTCCTGAAACTGCCGCACCAGAAGGCATTTTCGCTCGGCGCTCAGGTCGGCGGCGCCGAATTCACCTTTGCCGAATTTTCCCATCTGCCGACCCGCTGCAAGTTCGTGGCATTCATCCCCCAATGGGACTTTCTCGACTTCATCGCCGAGCAAGGAAAGCGCTATCCGTCGTTTTCACTGCGCATGTGCTGGAATGTGACGGGCTTGATCGAGGAGTCCGGCGGCGTTGTTGGTGTACGGGCGACGACGCCGGAGGGTGAGGTTACGATTCGTGCGGACCTCGTTGTCGGTGCAGATGGCCGGCACTCGACCGTGCGAAAGGAGGCCGGACTCGAAACACTCGATCTCGGCGCTCCCATGGACGTGCTCTGGTTCGGCATCCCGCACCGCCCCGGCGATCCGGATGAAACCATGGGCCGCTTCGATGCAGGGCGGATCTTCATCATGATCAATCGCGGCGATTCGTGGCAATGCGGCTTCGTCATTCCGAAGGGCACGATCGAGGGAATACACGCGAAAGGCCTGCCGGCGTTTCGCAACGAGGTCGCGGCACTCGCACCCTTTGTCGATGACCGTGTCGAGGCACTCGACGACTGGGCGAAGATCCAGTTGCTCACCGTTCGCGTGGACCGCTTGCGCCGATGGTATCGCGCCGGTCTTCTTTGCATCGGCGATGCGGCCCATGCGATGTCGCCAATCGGCGGCGTCGGGATCAATCTCGCGATCCAGGACGCGGTGGCTGCCGCCAACGTGCTTGCCGCACCGCTCCGGCGAGGCCGCCCGGTCGGCGATCTCCTGCGCCGCATCCAGGAAAGACGCATGCTGCCCACGCGGATCACCCAGCGGGTCCAGTTGGCGATCCAGGATCGCGTCGTCAGCCGCATCTTCGAGCGCAAGGTGGCCATCGCACCCCCACTCTTCCTACGGCTCGCGGCCCGCTTCCCGGTCTTGCAGCGGATCCCCGGCCGCTTCGTCGGCATGGGTTTCCGGCCCGAGCATGTGCAAAGCCCGGAAGCGGAAAGAATCAGTGGCTAG
- a CDS encoding Gfo/Idh/MocA family oxidoreductase has translation MAKRRKRPLNVALAGAGMISWYHLTAWRKLGSRVRLVAVCDPDAGRAKKRADEFGIGKTYRERDAMLDEEEIDALDVASPRETHAAWVEAAAARAIDALCQKPMTPTLSQSEALVRRVAGKMRLMIHENWRFRPWFRELKRWIAGGDIGEIVLGRMAMINSGFLPDSTGQRPAFVRQPFMQHEARLMIAEVLIHHLDTMRYLCGDLRVVGSRATRTLADVTGETVAAVFLETPSGAPVTVTGTMAAVGYPVRPPDRLEIVGTKASVMFEDNELRLLGSEQRCVSYDAAEGYQGSFDGVIAHFVDCLESGAPFETGPEDNLETLRLVEHAYWAAGLHQLGVTPSS, from the coding sequence ATGGCGAAAAGGCGGAAACGGCCTCTGAACGTAGCCCTCGCGGGGGCCGGAATGATCAGCTGGTATCATCTGACCGCCTGGCGAAAATTGGGCTCGCGCGTGCGTCTTGTCGCGGTGTGCGATCCGGATGCGGGGCGTGCGAAGAAACGTGCCGATGAGTTCGGCATCGGCAAGACCTATCGCGAGCGCGATGCCATGCTCGACGAGGAAGAGATCGACGCACTCGATGTCGCCTCGCCGCGCGAGACCCACGCCGCCTGGGTCGAGGCGGCGGCGGCCCGCGCGATCGACGCGTTGTGCCAGAAGCCGATGACGCCGACACTTTCCCAGTCGGAGGCCCTCGTGCGCCGCGTCGCCGGCAAAATGCGGTTGATGATTCACGAAAATTGGCGCTTCCGGCCCTGGTTCCGGGAGCTCAAGCGCTGGATCGCCGGCGGCGACATCGGCGAGATCGTGCTCGGACGCATGGCGATGATCAATTCAGGGTTCCTGCCCGACTCCACCGGCCAGCGCCCGGCCTTCGTGCGCCAGCCCTTCATGCAGCACGAAGCGCGCCTGATGATCGCCGAGGTGCTGATCCACCATCTCGACACCATGCGCTATCTGTGCGGCGACCTGCGCGTCGTGGGCAGCCGCGCAACGCGCACCCTCGCGGACGTCACGGGCGAAACGGTTGCGGCGGTCTTTCTCGAAACGCCGTCGGGGGCGCCGGTCACCGTGACGGGTACGATGGCGGCAGTCGGCTATCCCGTGCGCCCGCCGGACCGGCTCGAGATCGTGGGGACGAAGGCGAGCGTCATGTTCGAGGACAACGAGCTGCGCCTACTCGGGTCCGAGCAGCGCTGCGTGAGCTACGACGCCGCCGAGGGATATCAAGGGAGCTTCGATGGCGTGATCGCGCACTTCGTCGATTGCCTGGAAAGTGGGGCGCCCTTCGAGACCGGCCCCGAGGATAACCTGGAGACCCTTCGCCTTGTCGAACATGCCTATTGGGCGGCGGGTTTGCACCAGTTGGGCGTAACACCGTCTTCCTGA
- a CDS encoding cobalamin-dependent protein (Presence of a B(12) (cobalamin)-binding domain implies dependence on cobalamin itself, in one of its several forms, or in some unusual lineages, dependence on a cobalamin-like analog.), translating to MASRLDRKQIFPEVVLPDAQALIAEGRKTAETVRVGRSPFLETYSVESEAAYKRRCVADGRIMMHAQIGFRDHDKSRRAYAEIWEALDKAGYRVDRYGICLDWSMGYPSTLRKNMPRGTGLIMDSVEDWIAMTSMAPAAPHFGDFVIGTPAAFENTVAALLCGSTSVGNLGQYFAFRQPHWDDDVFTTAESLKAIALTAAQPVEVIVHSNLDDGFASLFTDLACSLGAILIEQYIVDELCGGHASYSFGNTYAQPYLRHAFQRAAHKVTRTPGTMIYGATTMYGQSHAANYAALATYLRIDIYGQKSRPAGHAVNPTPVTEAQRIPDIDEVIDVHIFANKLVELDEPLHELYRDDEIDVVAEKIVEGGERFKANVLEGFAEAGIDIRNPFEMLLGIRRVGSKRLEELFGPGQPTSGRLRGRTPVVKSYSIEQLEAAAGGLVAGMEDRVRQRIRNAGFRACVATTDVHEYGKILLEAALGKLGVTVIDGGTSTDPNDLARQIEAANADFVALSSYNGVALNFVADLKCHLGDLGVTVPIFVGGRLNRIPDGSNTSLPVDIGDELSAAGAVVCRNVETMLGRMEEMARERLAAQSPGDAKVLQ from the coding sequence ATGGCATCGAGGCTCGATCGCAAGCAAATCTTCCCCGAGGTCGTGCTGCCGGACGCCCAGGCGCTGATCGCCGAAGGGCGCAAGACGGCCGAGACCGTGAGAGTCGGCCGCTCGCCCTTTCTCGAGACATACAGTGTCGAGTCCGAGGCGGCGTACAAGCGCCGGTGCGTGGCCGACGGCCGCATCATGATGCATGCCCAAATCGGCTTTCGCGACCATGACAAAAGCCGACGCGCCTATGCGGAAATCTGGGAGGCGCTCGATAAGGCCGGCTACCGTGTCGACCGCTATGGGATCTGTCTCGACTGGAGCATGGGTTATCCGAGCACCCTGAGGAAGAACATGCCGCGCGGCACGGGTCTCATCATGGACAGCGTCGAGGATTGGATCGCGATGACGAGCATGGCGCCCGCGGCCCCGCATTTCGGCGATTTCGTGATCGGCACGCCGGCGGCGTTCGAGAACACGGTCGCGGCATTGCTCTGCGGATCGACCTCGGTCGGCAATCTCGGGCAATATTTCGCCTTTCGCCAGCCCCATTGGGATGACGATGTTTTCACGACCGCCGAATCCCTCAAGGCGATCGCATTGACTGCGGCACAGCCGGTCGAGGTGATCGTTCACTCGAATCTGGATGACGGTTTCGCGTCCCTTTTCACGGATCTCGCCTGCTCGCTCGGCGCCATCCTGATCGAGCAATACATCGTGGACGAGCTGTGCGGCGGGCATGCGAGCTATTCCTTCGGCAACACCTACGCGCAGCCCTATCTCCGGCATGCGTTTCAGCGCGCCGCCCACAAGGTGACCCGCACGCCGGGCACGATGATCTATGGGGCGACGACCATGTACGGCCAGAGCCACGCGGCGAATTACGCGGCACTTGCGACCTATCTGCGCATCGATATCTATGGGCAGAAATCGCGCCCGGCCGGCCATGCCGTCAATCCGACGCCAGTGACCGAAGCGCAGCGGATTCCCGATATCGACGAGGTGATCGACGTCCATATCTTTGCGAACAAGCTCGTGGAACTGGACGAGCCGCTCCACGAGCTTTATCGAGACGACGAAATCGACGTCGTCGCGGAAAAAATCGTCGAGGGCGGCGAGCGCTTCAAGGCCAACGTGCTCGAAGGATTCGCCGAGGCGGGCATCGACATCCGCAATCCGTTCGAGATGCTGCTCGGGATTCGTCGCGTCGGCTCGAAGCGGCTCGAGGAACTCTTCGGGCCGGGCCAGCCGACCTCGGGCCGGTTGCGCGGGCGAACGCCCGTCGTCAAGTCCTACTCCATCGAGCAGTTGGAGGCGGCGGCAGGCGGCCTCGTGGCGGGGATGGAGGACCGTGTGCGGCAGAGGATTCGGAATGCGGGCTTCCGCGCCTGTGTGGCGACGACCGATGTTCATGAGTACGGCAAAATCCTGCTTGAAGCCGCTCTCGGCAAGCTCGGGGTAACCGTCATCGACGGCGGAACCTCGACCGATCCGAACGACCTTGCCCGGCAAATCGAGGCCGCAAATGCCGATTTCGTGGCACTCTCGTCCTATAACGGCGTCGCGCTGAATTTTGTCGCGGATTTGAAGTGCCACTTGGGGGATCTCGGCGTGACGGTGCCCATTTTCGTGGGCGGCCGGCTCAATCGCATTCCCGATGGAAGCAACACGAGCCTGCCCGTCGATATCGGCGATGAGCTTTCCGCCGCGGGTGCGGTCGTGTGCCGGAACGTCGAGACGATGCTCGGCCGGATGGAGGAAATGGCCCGGGAGCGGCTTGCGGCGCAGTCCCCTGGCGATGCGAAGGTTCTCCAATGA
- a CDS encoding aromatic ring-hydroxylating dioxygenase subunit alpha codes for MRIITNENAVAREIANLVARRRRGYSLEAPLYLDDDVLDFDMKGIFARHWIHVGATPEVPEPGDYITIEMGNYSLIVVRGDDMKVRAFHNVCRHRGARILTEPRGSLRKVVCRYHNWTYELTGALCQAEHVAPDIERDCLGLKPVHLRDLCGLIFVCLADEPPADFDEMACIVEPYLAPHRLEQCRLAHQIDLIEDGNWKTVMENNRECYHCSRHPELMKTFFQFFAHAASDVKPRQAAYYERYRRIQGEFVDTWNELGLPWKLVEHLDHRATAFRVERLALDNRGESYTIDTAIASKRLVGGFSVPRLGALSLHTQPNSWNHFLSDHAVIFSVFPLAPERTLVRTSWFVHKDAVEGKDYDLDNLTRVWRKTNEQDATFVAWSGAGVRSAGYEPGPFSPNENQVEKFLDWYIERMAAYLDERLAIPTTPAIAQGAGRGSLATHI; via the coding sequence ATGAGGATCATCACGAACGAAAATGCGGTGGCGCGCGAAATTGCGAACCTGGTTGCGCGCCGCAGGCGCGGCTACAGCCTGGAAGCGCCTCTATACCTCGACGACGACGTGCTCGATTTCGACATGAAGGGCATTTTCGCCCGGCACTGGATTCATGTGGGTGCAACGCCGGAGGTGCCCGAGCCGGGGGACTACATCACGATCGAGATGGGGAACTATTCCCTGATCGTCGTTCGCGGCGATGACATGAAGGTGCGCGCGTTTCACAATGTGTGCCGCCATCGTGGCGCGCGAATCCTGACCGAGCCGAGAGGCTCTTTGCGCAAGGTGGTCTGCCGCTATCACAACTGGACCTACGAATTGACCGGCGCGCTCTGCCAGGCCGAGCACGTAGCCCCGGACATCGAGCGCGATTGCCTAGGCCTCAAACCCGTCCATCTGCGCGATCTTTGCGGCTTGATTTTCGTCTGCCTGGCGGACGAACCGCCGGCCGATTTCGATGAGATGGCGTGCATCGTCGAGCCCTATTTGGCGCCCCATCGGCTGGAGCAATGCAGGCTTGCGCACCAGATCGATCTGATCGAGGACGGAAACTGGAAGACCGTCATGGAAAACAATCGGGAATGCTATCACTGCAGCAGGCATCCCGAGCTCATGAAGACGTTCTTTCAATTCTTCGCCCACGCGGCGAGCGACGTGAAGCCGCGCCAAGCGGCGTATTACGAGCGATATAGGCGAATCCAGGGCGAGTTCGTCGACACCTGGAATGAGCTCGGGCTTCCCTGGAAGCTCGTCGAGCATCTCGATCACAGGGCGACAGCGTTCCGGGTCGAGCGCCTCGCTCTCGACAATCGCGGCGAATCCTACACGATCGATACGGCGATCGCGTCCAAGCGGCTCGTTGGCGGGTTTTCTGTCCCGCGTCTCGGCGCCCTTTCGCTCCACACGCAGCCCAACTCCTGGAATCACTTCTTGAGCGATCATGCGGTCATCTTCTCGGTCTTCCCGCTCGCACCCGAGCGAACCCTGGTGCGCACGAGCTGGTTCGTCCACAAGGACGCGGTCGAGGGCAAAGACTACGATCTCGACAACCTGACCCGCGTTTGGCGCAAGACGAACGAGCAGGACGCCACGTTCGTCGCCTGGTCCGGGGCCGGCGTGCGAAGTGCGGGCTATGAGCCCGGCCCTTTCTCGCCGAACGAAAACCAGGTCGAGAAATTCCTCGACTGGTACATCGAGCGCATGGCCGCCTATCTCGACGAGCGGCTCGCGATCCCCACGACTCCCGCAATCGCGCAAGGTGCGGGACGCGGTTCTCTTGCGACACATATTTAG